A single genomic interval of Devosia oryziradicis harbors:
- a CDS encoding acyl-CoA carboxylase subunit beta produces MQKIIAELEAKRAQARLGGGQKRIEVQHGKGKLTARERLDVLLDPDSFEEYDMFVTHRATDFGMADTIIPGDGVVTGWGTIEGRLVYVFSQDFTVFGGSLSETHAKKICKIMDLALQNGAPVIGLNDSGGARIQEGVASLGGYADVFWRNVQASGAVPQISVIMGPCAGGAVYSPAMTDFIYMVKDTSYMFVTGPDVVKTVTNETVTQEELGGASTHTKISSVADAAFDNDIETLLEVRRLFAYLPLAAGQKPPRLPTHDPIDRGDASLDTIIPDSANKPYDMREVIEKVADEGDFLEIQKDHAGNILCGFIRLDGHTVGVVANQPLVLAGCLDINASKKAARFIRFCDSFEIPILTFVDVPGFLPGVAQEYGGIIKHGAKLLFAYAEATVPLVTVITRKAYGGAYDVMASKHIKADVNYAWPSAEIAVMGAKGATEILYRSELGDKDKIAQRTADYEARFANPFVAAERGFIDDVIMPHGTRRRVIRAFSTLRHKTHSMPKKKHDNIPL; encoded by the coding sequence ATGCAGAAGATCATCGCCGAACTCGAAGCTAAGCGCGCCCAGGCCCGTTTGGGTGGTGGCCAGAAGCGCATCGAGGTCCAGCACGGCAAGGGCAAGTTGACCGCGCGCGAGCGGCTCGACGTGCTGCTCGACCCGGATAGTTTCGAAGAATACGACATGTTCGTCACCCACCGGGCGACCGACTTCGGCATGGCCGACACCATTATTCCGGGCGATGGCGTGGTCACCGGCTGGGGCACCATCGAGGGACGACTGGTCTATGTGTTCAGCCAGGACTTTACGGTGTTTGGCGGTTCGCTCAGCGAGACCCACGCCAAGAAGATCTGCAAGATCATGGACCTGGCGCTGCAAAACGGTGCGCCAGTCATCGGACTCAATGACTCCGGCGGCGCCCGCATCCAGGAGGGCGTCGCCTCGCTGGGTGGCTATGCCGACGTGTTCTGGCGCAATGTACAGGCCTCGGGCGCGGTGCCGCAGATTTCGGTCATCATGGGTCCCTGCGCCGGTGGTGCGGTCTATTCGCCGGCCATGACCGACTTCATCTACATGGTCAAGGACACCAGCTACATGTTCGTGACCGGGCCGGACGTGGTGAAAACCGTCACCAACGAAACGGTGACCCAGGAGGAACTGGGCGGCGCCTCGACGCATACCAAAATCTCCTCGGTGGCCGATGCCGCCTTCGACAACGACATCGAGACGCTGCTCGAAGTCCGGCGCCTCTTCGCCTACCTGCCGCTGGCGGCCGGGCAGAAGCCGCCGCGCCTGCCGACGCATGATCCGATCGACCGGGGCGACGCCAGTCTCGATACCATCATACCCGACAGCGCCAACAAGCCCTATGACATGCGCGAGGTGATCGAGAAGGTCGCCGACGAGGGCGATTTCCTCGAAATCCAGAAGGATCACGCCGGCAATATCCTGTGCGGCTTCATCCGGCTCGACGGGCATACCGTCGGCGTCGTCGCCAACCAGCCGCTGGTGCTGGCCGGGTGCCTCGATATCAATGCATCCAAGAAAGCGGCGCGCTTCATCCGCTTCTGTGACAGTTTCGAAATCCCCATCCTGACCTTTGTCGACGTGCCCGGCTTCCTGCCCGGCGTGGCGCAGGAATATGGCGGCATCATCAAGCATGGTGCCAAGCTGCTCTTCGCCTATGCCGAAGCCACCGTGCCGCTGGTCACCGTCATCACCCGCAAGGCCTATGGCGGCGCCTATGACGTGATGGCATCCAAGCACATCAAGGCCGACGTCAACTATGCCTGGCCTTCGGCCGAAATCGCCGTCATGGGCGCCAAGGGCGCGACGGAAATCCTCTATCGCTCCGAGCTGGGCGACAAGGACAAGATCGCCCAGCGAACGGCGGATTACGAAGCGCGCTTCGCCAACCCCTTCGTTGCCGCCGAACGCGGCTTTATCGACGACGTGATCATGCCGCATGGCACGCGCCGCCGCGTGATCCGGGCGTTCTCGACGCTGCGCCACAAGACGCACAGCATGCCCAAGAAAAAGCACGACAATATTCCGCTGTGA
- a CDS encoding biotin/lipoyl-containing protein: MARREQRRTGAVAESHWHVQVDDSATPVTLHQQGLELQVDVGWRSQAAHLHWQPGDKVARLDWSDGHKATLKVTPATSGFRIRYRGADLKVMVLRPHIAALLKHMPVKVPPDMSKYLLCPMPGQIVRIDVSEGDIVEDGQTLAIVEAMKMENVLKAEKRARVSKVHATPGAVLAVDQVILEFEAV, encoded by the coding sequence ATGGCAAGGCGCGAGCAGCGTCGCACCGGGGCGGTCGCCGAGTCGCACTGGCACGTGCAGGTCGACGATAGCGCAACGCCGGTGACGCTGCATCAGCAGGGGCTCGAACTGCAGGTAGATGTGGGCTGGCGCAGCCAGGCGGCGCATCTGCATTGGCAGCCTGGCGACAAGGTTGCGCGGCTCGACTGGTCCGACGGCCACAAAGCCACGCTCAAGGTGACCCCGGCCACGTCGGGCTTCCGCATCCGCTATCGCGGCGCCGACCTCAAGGTGATGGTCCTGCGTCCCCACATTGCGGCGCTGCTCAAGCACATGCCGGTCAAGGTCCCGCCCGACATGAGCAAGTATCTGCTCTGCCCGATGCCGGGGCAGATCGTGCGCATCGATGTCAGCGAAGGCGATATCGTCGAGGATGGCCAGACGCTGGCCATTGTCGAGGCCATGAAGATGGAAAACGTGCTCAAGGCGGAAAAGCGCGCCCGGGTCAGCAAGGTCCATGCCACGCCCGGCGCCGTGCTGGCGGTGGATCAGGTGATCCTTGAGTTCGAGGCGGTGTGA
- a CDS encoding HXXEE domain-containing protein — protein MLRRLIDNWVYGGFLAGLLLLALTPVLARDWSLAVSLVFLVLPIYMLHQYEEHDADRFHRAINQLLGKGRDVLPSPAIFVINIPVVWGVNAASFVAATNDIGWGLIGLYTLIANAGVHIAQAVATRRYNPGLVTAVVLFLPLGIFGAMQVIGAGPVTPTQHLVAAGIAIGAHLAIQAYVFSNIRRLAGNAVPQ, from the coding sequence ATGCTGCGTCGGCTGATCGACAACTGGGTCTATGGCGGCTTCCTCGCCGGGCTCCTGCTGCTGGCGCTTACGCCGGTGCTGGCGCGGGACTGGTCGCTGGCGGTGAGCTTGGTGTTCCTCGTGCTGCCGATCTACATGCTGCACCAGTATGAAGAGCATGATGCCGACCGGTTTCACCGGGCGATCAACCAGCTTCTGGGCAAGGGCCGCGACGTGCTGCCCTCGCCGGCGATCTTCGTCATCAACATTCCGGTGGTCTGGGGCGTCAATGCTGCGAGCTTCGTGGCGGCGACCAACGATATCGGCTGGGGGCTTATCGGGCTCTACACGCTGATCGCCAATGCCGGGGTGCACATCGCCCAGGCGGTGGCCACGCGGCGCTACAATCCGGGCCTCGTAACCGCCGTCGTGCTATTCCTGCCACTAGGGATCTTCGGCGCAATGCAGGTGATCGGCGCCGGACCAGTGACACCGACGCAGCATCTGGTCGCGGCCGGCATTGCCATTGGCGCCCACCTCGCCATCCAGGCCTATGTCTTCTCCAATATCCGGCGCCTTGCCGGCAATGCGGTGCCGCAATGA
- a CDS encoding HAD family hydrolase has product MKPQSDILRLAPFQAAIFDMDGTLLDTEAVFKSIVFEVCTELGFEMTDAVHMSMVGGSHEHTNRLLIESYGVTFPYTLFDERCRVIMRERSHAGVPVKPGARELIGELRERGIPTAVATSSRNPHAQHHLGAAGLLDLFETVVTRDDVVNPKPHPEPYLTAARRLGVDPLHCLALEDSHSGVRAAHAAGMQTVMVPDLVHPSDEIRALGIAVMESLDHVRLAAFDRG; this is encoded by the coding sequence ATGAAACCCCAAAGCGACATCCTGCGCCTCGCGCCGTTCCAAGCCGCCATCTTCGATATGGACGGAACGCTGCTCGACACCGAGGCGGTGTTCAAGTCCATCGTTTTCGAAGTCTGCACCGAACTGGGCTTCGAGATGACCGACGCGGTCCATATGTCCATGGTGGGCGGCAGCCACGAGCATACCAACCGGCTGCTCATCGAGTCCTACGGCGTGACCTTTCCCTATACCCTGTTCGACGAACGGTGCCGGGTGATCATGCGCGAGCGCAGCCATGCCGGCGTGCCGGTCAAGCCCGGCGCCCGGGAGCTGATCGGGGAATTGCGCGAACGCGGTATCCCCACCGCCGTTGCGACCTCCTCGCGCAATCCCCACGCCCAGCATCACCTCGGCGCGGCCGGCCTGCTCGACCTGTTCGAGACGGTGGTGACGCGCGATGATGTGGTCAATCCCAAGCCGCATCCGGAACCCTATCTCACCGCCGCTCGCCGGCTTGGCGTCGACCCGCTGCATTGCCTGGCGCTCGAAGACAGCCATTCGGGCGTCCGCGCCGCCCATGCCGCGGGCATGCAGACGGTGATGGTGCCCGACCTGGTCCATCCCAGCGACGAAATCAGGGCGCTGGGCATCGCCGTGATGGAAAGCCTGGATCACGTGCGGCTGGCGGCCTTCGACCGGGGCTGA
- the mce gene encoding methylmalonyl-CoA epimerase: protein MIGRLNHIAIAVPDLTAAAAKYRDLLGAHVGQPQALPEHGVTVVFIDTGNSKVELLEPLGEASPIAAFLDKNPSGGMHHICFEVPDILVAAARLVEVGARVLGDGTPRIGAHGKPVLFLHPKDFDGTLIELEEV, encoded by the coding sequence ATGATCGGCCGCCTCAATCACATCGCCATCGCCGTGCCTGACCTCACCGCTGCTGCCGCGAAATATCGCGATCTGCTCGGTGCCCATGTGGGCCAGCCCCAGGCCCTGCCCGAGCATGGCGTCACCGTCGTCTTCATCGACACCGGCAATAGTAAGGTGGAACTGCTCGAGCCCTTGGGGGAGGCGTCGCCCATAGCGGCGTTCCTCGACAAAAATCCATCCGGCGGCATGCACCACATCTGCTTCGAGGTGCCCGATATCCTGGTGGCCGCGGCGAGGCTGGTCGAGGTGGGCGCCAGAGTGCTCGGCGATGGCACACCAAGGATCGGCGCTCACGGCAAGCCGGTGCTGTTCCTGCACCCGAAAGACTTCGATGGCACGCTGATCGAACTCGAAGAGGTTTGA
- the scpA gene encoding methylmalonyl-CoA mutase, which produces MSADFAYWATLAQKELRDTPLASLDRDYGGIPVKPVYFGEGSEIPGQEPFTRGVRATMYANRPWTIRQYAGFSTARESNAFYRQALEKGQKGLSVAFDLATHRGYDSDHPRVIGDVGKAGVAIDSVEDMKILFDGIPLDQMSVSMTMNGAVIPVLAMFIVAAEEQGVSQAQLDGTIQNDILKEFMVRNTYIYPPEPSMRIVGDIIAHTARHMPKFNSISISGYHMHEAGATAVQELAYTLADGMEYVRAAQARGLDIDAFAGRLSFFFGIGMNFFLEVAKLRAARQLWSEIMTGLGAKDPRSKMLRTHCQTSGVSLTEQDPHNNIVRTTIEALAATLGGTQSLHTNSFDEAIALPTEFSSRIARNTQLILQHESRITDVVDPLGGSYYVEALTAELVKGAKILIGEAEAIGGMTQAVQSGQPKLEIEKAAALRQARVDRGEDVIVGVNRYRLDVEDVIEVRQIDNAKVRAEQVALLGKVRATRDEARCQSMLSALREYAAKDEGNLLEAAIEAARARATLGEISQAMEDVFGRHSAVTRVISGVYAEGYGDDPEFSAIAGRIEAFKAARGRAPSIFIAKMGQDGHDRGAKIIASAFADLGFTVHMGDLFETAPEVAAHVDELKVDAVGVSSLAAGHKTLVPELIAALRDRELGEVTVIVGGVIPEQDYDFLFDCGVAAIFGPGTNVLSAAFSVLSQIEGRLSNR; this is translated from the coding sequence ATGTCCGCTGACTTCGCCTACTGGGCTACCCTCGCGCAAAAGGAACTCCGCGACACGCCGCTCGCCTCCCTCGATCGCGACTATGGCGGCATCCCCGTCAAGCCCGTCTATTTCGGCGAAGGTTCGGAAATCCCCGGCCAGGAGCCGTTCACCCGCGGCGTGCGGGCAACCATGTATGCCAACCGGCCCTGGACCATCCGCCAATATGCCGGCTTCTCCACGGCGCGGGAGTCCAATGCCTTCTACCGGCAGGCCCTGGAAAAGGGGCAGAAGGGCCTGTCGGTCGCCTTCGATCTGGCCACCCATCGCGGTTATGACAGCGACCATCCGCGGGTGATCGGCGATGTCGGCAAGGCTGGGGTTGCCATCGATTCCGTCGAGGACATGAAGATCCTGTTCGACGGCATTCCGCTCGACCAGATGAGCGTGTCGATGACCATGAACGGGGCCGTCATTCCTGTCCTCGCCATGTTCATCGTGGCAGCCGAGGAACAGGGCGTATCGCAGGCCCAGCTCGACGGGACCATCCAGAACGACATCCTCAAGGAGTTCATGGTCCGCAATACCTATATCTACCCGCCCGAGCCCAGCATGCGGATCGTCGGCGACATCATCGCCCACACGGCGCGCCACATGCCCAAGTTCAACTCGATCTCCATCTCGGGCTATCACATGCACGAGGCCGGGGCGACGGCGGTGCAGGAGCTGGCCTATACGCTGGCCGACGGCATGGAATATGTCCGCGCCGCGCAGGCGCGCGGCCTGGATATCGATGCCTTTGCCGGCCGGCTCTCGTTCTTCTTCGGCATCGGCATGAACTTCTTTCTCGAAGTCGCCAAGCTGCGCGCCGCGCGCCAGCTGTGGAGCGAGATCATGACCGGGCTGGGCGCCAAGGACCCGCGCTCCAAGATGCTGCGCACCCATTGCCAGACCTCGGGCGTGTCGCTCACCGAGCAGGATCCGCACAACAATATCGTGCGCACCACCATCGAGGCGCTGGCCGCGACCTTGGGCGGCACGCAGTCGCTCCACACCAACAGCTTCGATGAAGCCATCGCGCTGCCCACCGAATTCTCCAGCCGCATCGCTCGCAATACCCAGCTTATCCTGCAGCATGAAAGCCGCATCACTGACGTGGTCGATCCGCTCGGCGGCTCCTACTATGTCGAGGCGCTGACGGCGGAGCTGGTCAAGGGCGCCAAGATCCTCATAGGCGAAGCCGAGGCCATTGGCGGCATGACGCAGGCTGTGCAATCGGGTCAGCCCAAGCTCGAAATCGAGAAGGCCGCCGCCTTGCGGCAGGCGAGGGTGGACCGGGGCGAAGACGTCATTGTCGGCGTCAACCGCTATCGGCTCGATGTCGAGGACGTCATCGAGGTGCGCCAGATCGACAATGCCAAAGTGCGCGCCGAACAGGTGGCGCTGCTGGGTAAGGTGCGCGCCACACGCGACGAAGCTCGCTGCCAATCCATGCTCTCGGCTTTGCGCGAATACGCCGCCAAGGATGAGGGGAATCTCCTCGAAGCGGCCATCGAGGCGGCGCGGGCCCGCGCGACCCTCGGCGAGATCAGCCAGGCCATGGAAGACGTGTTCGGCCGCCACTCGGCCGTCACCCGGGTCATCTCGGGCGTCTATGCCGAGGGCTATGGCGACGACCCGGAGTTCTCGGCCATTGCCGGCCGGATTGAAGCCTTCAAGGCCGCCCGTGGTCGCGCCCCGTCCATCTTCATCGCCAAGATGGGCCAGGATGGGCACGATCGCGGCGCCAAGATCATCGCCTCGGCCTTTGCCGATCTGGGCTTCACCGTCCATATGGGCGACCTGTTCGAGACCGCGCCCGAAGTCGCAGCCCATGTCGACGAGCTCAAGGTCGACGCAGTGGGTGTCTCTTCGCTCGCCGCCGGGCACAAGACGCTGGTGCCCGAACTGATCGCGGCTTTGCGGGATCGCGAGCTGGGCGAGGTCACCGTCATCGTCGGCGGTGTCATCCCCGAGCAGGACTATGACTTCCTGTTCGATTGCGGCGTGGCTGCCATCTTCGGCCCCGGCACCAATGTGCTGTCGGCCGCGTTCTCCGTGTTGAGCCAGATCGAGGGAAGGCTCAGCAATCGATGA
- a CDS encoding protein adenylyltransferase SelO, translating to MLTLGDMTRFQPARNHETLGDAFFDRVEPADFPQTILRHRDQRWAARMGLEDLNEAQWLAHFGRFEPLPGSLPQPLALRYHGHQFRSYNPDLGDGRGFLFAQGYDLADHRLLDFGTKGSGNTPWSRGGDGRLTLKGGVREVLATEMLEALGVYTSKSFSLVETGEALYRGDEPSPTRSSVLTRLSHSHIRIGTFQRLAYLEDSAGLAQLLDYAIATYYPELAQATDRPAAFLEAVVAKVAKLGAQWIAAGFVHGVLNTDNINITGESFDYGPWRFIPTYDPNFTAAYFDETGLYAFGRQPDTLAWNLTRLAECLLPLSSIEALEPALNTVWPIFRSELPRQMLRRLGLTPIDTESDGAFVTTLFGFLSSSQAPYEQFFFDWYGGALSAERAARSPSAAFYASEGFRPIADGLEDYLPANTVKLDHPYFARTAPRTILIDEMEAIWAPIAERDDWSLFQSTLSEIAEMRQAYGIVP from the coding sequence ATGCTAACGTTGGGCGACATGACCCGCTTCCAGCCCGCCCGCAATCACGAAACCCTCGGCGACGCCTTCTTCGACCGCGTCGAGCCGGCCGATTTCCCGCAAACCATCCTGCGTCACCGCGACCAGCGCTGGGCCGCCCGCATGGGGCTGGAGGATTTGAACGAGGCGCAGTGGCTTGCCCATTTCGGCCGCTTCGAGCCCCTGCCCGGCTCGCTGCCGCAACCCCTGGCCCTGCGCTATCACGGCCACCAGTTCCGCTCCTATAATCCCGACCTGGGCGATGGCCGCGGCTTTCTTTTCGCGCAGGGCTACGACCTTGCCGACCACCGGCTGCTCGATTTCGGCACCAAGGGCTCGGGCAATACGCCGTGGTCGCGTGGCGGCGACGGCAGGCTCACGCTCAAGGGCGGGGTGCGCGAAGTGCTGGCCACCGAAATGCTGGAAGCACTGGGCGTCTATACCTCCAAGAGCTTCTCGCTGGTCGAGACCGGCGAGGCGCTCTATCGCGGCGACGAGCCTTCGCCGACCCGCTCGTCGGTGCTGACGCGGCTTAGCCACAGCCATATCCGCATCGGCACCTTCCAGCGCCTCGCCTATCTGGAGGACAGCGCAGGCCTGGCGCAATTGCTCGACTACGCCATCGCCACTTACTATCCCGAGCTTGCCCAAGCGACCGATCGTCCCGCCGCCTTCCTCGAAGCTGTCGTCGCCAAGGTGGCAAAACTGGGCGCGCAGTGGATCGCCGCCGGCTTTGTGCATGGGGTGCTCAACACGGACAATATCAACATTACCGGCGAGAGTTTCGACTATGGCCCCTGGCGGTTCATTCCTACCTACGACCCCAATTTCACCGCCGCCTATTTCGACGAAACCGGCCTCTATGCCTTCGGCCGCCAGCCCGACACGCTGGCCTGGAACCTGACGCGTCTGGCCGAATGCCTGTTGCCGCTATCCAGCATCGAAGCGCTCGAGCCGGCTCTCAACACGGTCTGGCCGATTTTCCGCAGCGAGTTGCCGCGGCAGATGCTGCGCCGCCTGGGGCTGACACCCATCGACACGGAGAGCGACGGGGCCTTCGTCACCACTTTGTTCGGCTTCCTTTCGTCCAGCCAGGCGCCCTATGAGCAATTCTTCTTCGACTGGTATGGGGGCGCCCTCAGCGCCGAGCGGGCCGCGCGCAGTCCATCGGCCGCATTCTATGCGAGCGAGGGCTTCCGCCCGATTGCGGACGGGTTGGAAGACTACCTGCCAGCCAACACGGTGAAACTGGATCACCCCTATTTTGCCCGGACGGCGCCGCGCACCATTCTGATCGACGAGATGGAAGCCATCTGGGCGCCGATTGCCGAGCGCGACGACTGGAGCCTGTTCCAGTCGACACTTTCGGAAATCGCCGAGATGCGCCAAGCCTATGGCATTGTACCCTGA
- a CDS encoding cell wall hydrolase translates to MGQSWQTIAVRAVSHVLALGALALVLFVTLVPAHAQTVRVADVTPLPVPADLMAVRAQPAIGPTAVPLAPGQQPLTAALLSNYVERQKALRAVNVLGEETGGELTEDVLMGYIARGSMGSNSAVSAIASFTSPAAKPAPSVDADALAAYVENGYKPLAERVEHANAERDCLAQAIYHEARGESEVGQLAVANVIVNRARSGKFPSTLCGVIYQNAEKGYHRCQFTFACDGRSDAPGERRAWARSAALAQDVYAEFALGDAVGAIPGSALYYHTTNVRPNWANTYSAVARIGSHIFYSPN, encoded by the coding sequence TTGGGGCAGAGCTGGCAGACGATTGCTGTGCGTGCGGTATCGCATGTGCTCGCTTTGGGCGCTCTGGCGCTCGTCCTGTTCGTTACGCTCGTGCCCGCGCATGCCCAGACCGTTCGTGTTGCCGATGTTACGCCGCTCCCCGTCCCTGCCGATCTGATGGCGGTTCGCGCCCAGCCTGCCATTGGCCCCACCGCTGTGCCCCTGGCACCCGGCCAGCAGCCGCTGACCGCGGCGCTGCTCTCCAACTACGTGGAGCGCCAGAAGGCGTTGCGCGCGGTGAACGTGCTTGGCGAGGAAACCGGCGGTGAACTGACCGAAGACGTGCTGATGGGTTACATTGCCCGCGGTTCGATGGGCAGCAACAGCGCTGTGTCGGCCATTGCCAGCTTCACCAGCCCCGCCGCCAAGCCAGCCCCTTCCGTCGATGCCGACGCCCTGGCCGCCTATGTCGAGAATGGCTACAAGCCGCTGGCCGAGCGCGTGGAGCATGCCAATGCCGAACGTGACTGCCTGGCCCAGGCCATTTACCACGAGGCCCGTGGCGAAAGCGAAGTGGGCCAGCTCGCGGTGGCCAATGTCATCGTCAACCGCGCCCGTTCGGGCAAGTTCCCCTCGACGCTGTGCGGCGTGATCTACCAGAACGCCGAAAAGGGCTATCACCGCTGCCAGTTCACCTTCGCCTGCGATGGCCGCAGCGATGCGCCGGGTGAACGCCGCGCCTGGGCCCGCTCGGCCGCCTTGGCCCAGGACGTTTATGCTGAATTCGCCCTCGGCGATGCCGTCGGCGCCATTCCGGGCTCGGCGCTTTACTACCACACCACCAATGTGCGCCCGAACTGGGCCAATACCTACAGCGCCGTCGCCCGCATCGGCTCGCACATCTTCTACTCGCCCAACTGA
- a CDS encoding gamma carbonic anhydrase family protein, with product MPIYALDGVAPSIDPDIGWIAPSAVLIGDIVVGPEAGIWFGVVARGDIETITIGARTNVQENCVLHTDTGFPLVIGANCTIGHGAIVHGCSIGDNTLIGMGATVLNGARIGKNCLIGANALITEGKEIPDNSMVVGAPGRVIRQIDEAGIQALAASADRYVKNARRFAAGLVDVTARPGDFEPS from the coding sequence ATGCCCATCTATGCTCTTGACGGCGTCGCGCCCAGCATCGACCCCGATATCGGCTGGATCGCACCTTCAGCCGTCCTCATCGGCGATATCGTGGTCGGGCCCGAGGCCGGCATCTGGTTCGGCGTGGTGGCGCGTGGCGATATCGAAACCATCACCATCGGCGCCCGCACCAATGTGCAGGAAAACTGCGTGCTCCACACCGATACCGGCTTTCCGCTCGTCATCGGCGCCAACTGCACCATCGGCCATGGCGCGATTGTCCATGGCTGCAGCATCGGCGACAATACGTTGATCGGCATGGGCGCCACGGTGCTCAACGGCGCCCGGATCGGGAAAAACTGCCTGATCGGCGCCAATGCGCTGATCACCGAGGGCAAGGAAATTCCCGACAACTCCATGGTGGTCGGCGCACCGGGCAGGGTCATCCGCCAGATCGACGAAGCTGGTATCCAGGCGCTAGCCGCTTCGGCGGACCGCTACGTGAAAAATGCCCGCCGTTTCGCCGCGGGCCTCGTCGACGTCACCGCCCGACCCGGTGACTTTGAGCCATCCTGA